In the genome of Streptomyces sp. NBC_00190, one region contains:
- a CDS encoding CPBP family intramembrane glutamic endopeptidase, translating to MSTTSTAKYGHEADAGPDTGPAGWGGRFGRILRSPLGWSVTGLVAVALVASLTATGPGPVPVLGAAAAVAVYALVMRRIAGRATPEIARSGAASEALLGGVIGLGFILAALLLITLFGGYSFSWAGSGFMSVVWSAVMVQIGTAVTEELMFRGLFLQALEQRWGRGIAIAVTAVFFGAAHLGGAGANLWSALAIALQAGVMLGAAYMWRRSIWFVAGLHFAWNTVQQLAGVPVSGHAPEGLFTVDAHGSAALTGGVFGLEASVVPVLLSVLITVPMLVLARRGGGLLPRRRARH from the coding sequence ATGAGCACGACATCGACTGCCAAGTACGGGCACGAAGCGGACGCCGGTCCGGACACGGGGCCGGCCGGCTGGGGCGGCCGTTTCGGCCGGATCCTGCGCTCGCCGCTCGGCTGGTCGGTGACCGGGCTGGTCGCAGTCGCTCTGGTCGCGAGTCTGACGGCCACGGGGCCGGGTCCGGTGCCGGTGCTGGGCGCGGCCGCCGCGGTGGCCGTGTACGCACTGGTGATGCGCCGGATCGCGGGACGTGCCACGCCGGAGATAGCCCGGTCCGGGGCGGCGAGTGAGGCGCTGCTCGGCGGGGTGATCGGTCTGGGGTTCATCCTGGCGGCGCTTTTGTTGATCACGTTGTTCGGGGGGTATTCGTTCTCCTGGGCGGGCAGCGGCTTCATGTCGGTGGTGTGGTCCGCGGTGATGGTGCAGATCGGTACCGCGGTCACTGAGGAGCTGATGTTCCGGGGTCTGTTCTTGCAGGCCCTGGAGCAGCGGTGGGGGCGCGGTATCGCGATCGCGGTCACCGCGGTGTTCTTCGGAGCCGCCCACCTGGGCGGGGCGGGGGCGAACCTGTGGAGTGCGCTGGCGATCGCTTTGCAGGCTGGTGTGATGCTGGGTGCCGCGTACATGTGGAGGCGCAGCATCTGGTTCGTCGCGGGTCTGCACTTCGCGTGGAACACCGTTCAGCAGCTGGCCGGTGTTCCGGTATCCGGGCATGCCCCGGAGGGGCTGTTCACCGTCGATGCCCATGGCTCGGCGGCGCTGACCGGGGGTGTCTTCGGTCTGGAGGCGTCGGTCGTGCCCGTGCTCCTCAGTGTGCTGATCACCGTTCCGATGCTTGTCCTGGCCCGTCGAGGCGGCGGCCTGCTGCCCCGGCGGCGGGCCCGGCATTGA
- a CDS encoding helix-turn-helix domain-containing protein, whose product MDEPARIGLRVQRMRGELGLTQRQLAEPNYTPAYISTLESGRVRPSETALRFLAGRLGTTYEELTTGRPPHLATEVRLALAEAQQTLTTGAADEAAVRYRQLLDEAEELALAPEQAEALLGLGDCALESGELQGAIRHFEAAERLLADEPLPRRARPIRGRAVAHLLAGELRYACYLLESTIDELSTSGLADPEALVLLYAAVIGPYMDMGAHARAAHAAELALALAPQVSDPALVAGMHRQVARTFLAEGRVADADASLAKAQAIYGQLRLRTDLAHCHWMRGYVQAQNGELDSAERELRTAREMLSARRAALYTAQVEVELADVLRRLGRYGEAAELLSALLELGDSHGAVHAGGAHRLLGLMAEERGEAESAEEHYVQALALLERSGATGDLADLCRMLGDLLRRTGRTEAALDAYRTGLGHRAAPGTTTLGPAPVAPAFRDARVSGSRWAGDPAG is encoded by the coding sequence ATGGACGAACCAGCCCGTATCGGCCTCAGAGTTCAGCGCATGCGCGGCGAACTCGGCTTGACCCAAAGACAGTTGGCAGAGCCCAACTACACCCCTGCCTACATCTCCACGCTGGAGTCGGGCAGGGTCCGCCCCTCGGAGACCGCGCTGCGCTTCCTCGCCGGACGCCTGGGCACCACGTACGAGGAGCTGACCACCGGCCGCCCCCCGCACCTGGCCACCGAGGTGCGGCTCGCCCTCGCCGAGGCCCAGCAGACGCTCACGACCGGCGCCGCCGACGAGGCCGCCGTCCGCTACCGGCAGCTGCTCGACGAAGCGGAGGAACTCGCGCTGGCCCCCGAGCAGGCGGAGGCGCTGCTCGGACTGGGCGACTGCGCCCTGGAATCCGGCGAACTCCAGGGCGCGATCCGCCACTTCGAGGCGGCCGAGCGGCTGCTGGCCGATGAGCCGCTGCCCCGCCGCGCCCGCCCCATCCGCGGCCGCGCCGTCGCACACCTGCTCGCCGGAGAGCTGCGCTACGCCTGCTACCTGCTGGAGTCCACGATCGACGAGCTGAGCACGAGCGGACTGGCCGACCCCGAGGCGCTGGTCCTGCTCTACGCGGCGGTGATCGGGCCGTACATGGACATGGGCGCCCACGCCCGCGCCGCCCACGCGGCCGAGCTCGCCCTCGCCCTGGCCCCGCAGGTCAGCGATCCGGCGCTGGTGGCGGGGATGCACCGGCAGGTGGCGCGGACCTTCCTCGCCGAGGGGCGGGTGGCCGACGCCGACGCCTCACTGGCCAAGGCCCAGGCGATCTACGGGCAGCTGCGGCTGCGGACCGACCTGGCGCACTGCCACTGGATGCGCGGCTACGTACAGGCCCAGAACGGCGAACTCGATTCGGCCGAGAGGGAGTTGCGTACGGCCCGGGAGATGCTGTCCGCCCGGCGCGCCGCCCTGTACACGGCGCAGGTGGAGGTCGAGCTGGCCGACGTACTGCGCCGGCTCGGCCGGTACGGGGAAGCCGCGGAGCTGCTGTCGGCGCTGCTGGAGCTCGGGGACAGCCACGGCGCCGTGCACGCGGGCGGCGCGCACCGGCTCCTCGGCTTGATGGCCGAGGAGCGGGGCGAGGCCGAATCCGCGGAGGAGCACTACGTGCAGGCGCTGGCGCTGCTGGAACGCAGCGGGGCCACGGGCGACCTGGCCGATCTGTGCCGGATGCTGGGCGACCTGCTGCGCCGGACCGGCCGGACGGAGGCCGCCCTGGACGCGTACCGCACGGGCCTGGGCCACCGGGCGGCGCCGGGCACGACCACCTTGGGCCCGGCGCCCGTGGCACCCGCGTTCCGAGATGCCCGGGTCAGTGGTTCTCGGTGGGCTGGAGATCCCGCGGGATGA
- a CDS encoding sensor histidine kinase, giving the protein MSRQAPWSSLRLQAPLDRWRERGAAFQDGLVAVVLALLAFTPTLSNIGAQIGDLPQRPVDALGIGLTLAQTLPLAARRRWPAATLAVVAGAFAAHQALGFATTFGSLGLYGALYSAGAYPVRFRRRLAAAASAGYFALALVLHRLGSPQGIADYAAFYLTLAAIWLVGSSVRMRRAQEAEQRRLAAEVATATERARIARELHDVVTHHVTAMVVQADAAQFLITSAPEQAGEGLVAVSDTGRRALTELRYLLGVLEATGESADPARADRAPALGRVADLIEQARRSGQPVEFSEQGERQPQPVDVELAAYRVVQEALTNAMKYAAGQPTRVSARHGGEHLEITVVTGGSDSPPADPPVMQVPGSRGGRGLAGLRARVRMLDGELEAGPRPEGGFEVRATIPTKPVQE; this is encoded by the coding sequence ATGTCCCGTCAGGCGCCCTGGAGCTCCCTGCGGCTCCAGGCGCCGCTCGACCGGTGGAGGGAGCGGGGCGCCGCCTTCCAGGACGGCCTTGTGGCCGTGGTGCTCGCGCTGCTCGCCTTCACGCCGACTCTGTCGAACATCGGCGCGCAGATCGGTGATCTGCCCCAGCGGCCGGTGGACGCGCTGGGTATCGGGCTGACCCTGGCTCAGACGCTGCCGCTGGCAGCCCGCCGTCGGTGGCCCGCCGCCACTCTGGCCGTGGTCGCGGGCGCGTTCGCCGCGCATCAGGCGCTGGGTTTCGCGACGACGTTCGGCAGCCTGGGCCTGTACGGCGCGCTGTACTCGGCCGGGGCCTACCCGGTCCGCTTCCGCCGGCGCCTGGCGGCCGCGGCGAGTGCGGGCTACTTCGCCCTGGCCCTGGTGCTGCACCGTCTGGGCTCACCGCAGGGCATTGCGGACTATGCCGCCTTCTATCTGACTCTGGCCGCGATCTGGCTGGTAGGGAGCAGCGTGCGGATGCGCAGGGCACAAGAAGCGGAGCAGCGGCGGCTGGCCGCCGAGGTGGCCACGGCGACCGAGCGGGCGCGGATCGCCCGCGAGCTGCACGACGTGGTCACCCACCACGTGACGGCCATGGTGGTCCAGGCCGATGCGGCACAGTTCCTGATCACCTCCGCGCCGGAGCAGGCCGGTGAAGGACTTGTGGCCGTCAGCGACACCGGACGGCGGGCACTGACGGAGCTGCGCTACCTCCTCGGCGTGCTGGAGGCGACCGGCGAAAGCGCCGATCCGGCGCGTGCGGACCGGGCCCCGGCCCTGGGACGGGTGGCGGACCTCATCGAGCAGGCCCGCAGGTCCGGCCAGCCGGTCGAGTTCAGCGAGCAGGGCGAGCGGCAGCCGCAGCCGGTGGACGTGGAGCTGGCCGCCTACCGGGTGGTGCAGGAGGCACTCACCAACGCTATGAAGTACGCGGCCGGGCAGCCGACCCGGGTCTCGGCCCGCCACGGCGGGGAGCACCTCGAGATCACGGTGGTCACCGGCGGATCCGACAGCCCCCCGGCCGACCCACCGGTCATGCAGGTGCCGGGTTCGCGGGGCGGGCGGGGTCTTGCCGGGCTGCGTGCACGGGTGCGGATGCTCGATGGTGAACTTGAGGCCGGTCCCCGGCCCGAGGGCGGGTTCGAGGTCCGCGCCACGATTCCCACCAAGCCCGTCCAGGAGTAG
- a CDS encoding M64 family metallopeptidase produces MLRARHPAARPAVRTALRGAVAAACATAVLVAAGPARGADAPAKAAVGTGVEVEIPGPEHGGDAGSGHTRVPAAGAPAKSAGGLSAAEREADGEVTKMIDNGSTADRLDVVVIGDGYTAAELERFHADARQKWDEVTAVEPYTTYRNLFNVWTVDAVSRESGVSGDPDAATVRDTALGSYFWCEEIERLLCIDQPKVDAYVAKAPAADLVIVLANSAKYGGAGYNERSATLGYEGISTASAGHAKSGQVAIHETGHSLGKLADEYFYVGVPGYEKYTGPEPGESNSSTLAADPMAGQRAKWYRWLGEPSPDGGTVGAYEGGGYYVSGLYRPTDNSIMRVLGKPFNLPGVEAMIGGFYQHARTVAPITPTDRTLRARHTARAAVPKLAGADGRQLVVKWYLDGRELKRFEGRTEVAVAELWLFDFRTHRLSVTAEDRTPSVRDPRIARTLSSTAQWTVRL; encoded by the coding sequence ATGCTTCGAGCCAGACATCCGGCCGCCCGTCCGGCCGTCCGCACCGCTCTGCGCGGAGCCGTCGCGGCGGCCTGCGCCACCGCCGTACTGGTGGCCGCCGGGCCCGCGCGCGGGGCCGACGCGCCAGCGAAGGCCGCGGTGGGGACGGGGGTGGAGGTCGAGATACCGGGGCCGGAGCACGGCGGCGACGCCGGATCCGGCCACACCCGTGTCCCGGCCGCCGGTGCCCCGGCGAAGAGCGCGGGAGGGCTCTCGGCCGCCGAGCGGGAGGCCGACGGCGAGGTCACCAAGATGATCGACAACGGCTCCACCGCCGACCGCCTCGACGTCGTCGTCATCGGCGACGGCTACACCGCTGCCGAACTGGAGCGCTTCCACGCCGACGCGCGGCAGAAATGGGACGAGGTGACGGCCGTCGAGCCGTACACCACCTACCGGAACCTCTTCAACGTGTGGACCGTCGACGCCGTCTCCCGCGAATCCGGCGTCTCAGGCGACCCGGACGCGGCCACCGTCCGCGACACCGCCCTCGGCTCGTACTTCTGGTGCGAGGAGATCGAGCGGCTGCTCTGCATCGACCAGCCCAAGGTCGACGCGTACGTGGCCAAGGCGCCGGCCGCCGACCTGGTCATCGTGCTGGCCAACAGCGCCAAGTACGGCGGAGCGGGCTACAACGAGCGCAGCGCCACCCTCGGCTACGAGGGCATCTCGACCGCTTCGGCCGGCCACGCCAAGTCCGGCCAGGTCGCCATCCACGAGACCGGCCACTCGCTCGGCAAGCTCGCAGACGAGTACTTCTACGTGGGCGTCCCGGGCTACGAGAAGTACACCGGCCCCGAGCCCGGCGAGTCCAACAGCTCCACGCTGGCCGCCGACCCGATGGCCGGACAGCGGGCCAAGTGGTACCGCTGGCTCGGCGAGCCGTCCCCGGACGGCGGCACGGTCGGCGCGTACGAGGGCGGCGGCTACTACGTCTCCGGCCTGTACCGGCCCACGGACAACTCGATCATGCGGGTCCTCGGCAAGCCCTTCAACCTCCCCGGTGTCGAGGCGATGATCGGCGGCTTCTACCAGCACGCCAGGACCGTCGCGCCGATCACCCCGACCGACCGCACCCTGCGGGCGCGCCACACCGCGAGGGCGGCCGTGCCGAAGCTGGCCGGCGCGGACGGCCGCCAGCTCGTGGTCAAGTGGTACCTGGACGGCCGGGAGCTGAAGCGGTTCGAGGGCCGGACCGAGGTGGCGGTGGCCGAACTGTGGCTGTTCGATTTCCGCACGCACCGGCTGTCGGTGACCGCGGAGGACCGCACGCCCTCGGTGCGCGACCCCAGGATCGCCCGCACCCTGAGCTCCACCGCGCAGTGGACGGTCCGGCTCTAA
- a CDS encoding MBL fold metallo-hydrolase yields the protein MKLTKHAHACVTLEKDGTRLVIDPGTLTPDAAEAVTQAHAVLITHEHFDHFDEKLVAAALEAQPGLQVYGTTTVAATLGSHDGRVHAVAAGDTFSVGSITATVHGHRHALIHADIPCPDNVGYLLDNGAVYHPGDAYFAPDAPIHTLLLPTSGPWTKLSEAADYVRTVKPERIIQIHELMLSDLGQHSTANLLGEKGLTGTPIDRLKPGTAVRL from the coding sequence ACTCGAGAAGGACGGCACCCGCCTGGTCATCGACCCCGGCACCCTCACCCCGGACGCGGCAGAAGCCGTCACCCAGGCTCACGCCGTCCTGATCACCCACGAACACTTCGACCACTTCGACGAAAAGCTCGTCGCCGCCGCTCTCGAAGCCCAGCCCGGGCTGCAGGTCTACGGCACAACCACGGTCGCAGCCACCCTCGGCAGCCACGATGGCCGCGTTCACGCCGTCGCCGCGGGCGACACCTTCAGCGTCGGTTCCATCACCGCCACCGTCCACGGCCACCGCCACGCGCTGATCCACGCCGACATCCCGTGCCCCGACAACGTCGGCTACCTCCTCGACAACGGAGCCGTCTACCACCCCGGCGACGCCTACTTCGCGCCCGACGCTCCCATACACACCCTCCTGCTACCGACCAGCGGCCCATGGACAAAGCTCAGCGAAGCCGCCGACTACGTCCGAACCGTCAAGCCCGAGCGCATCATCCAGATCCACGAACTCATGCTCAGCGACCTCGGCCAGCACTCCACCGCCAATCTCCTCGGCGAGAAGGGCCTGACCGGCACCCCGATCGACCGCCTCAAGCCCGGTACCGCCGTCCGGCTGTAA
- a CDS encoding response regulator transcription factor, giving the protein MSESDATPPIRVLVCDDQALVRTGYVTIFSAQPDMEVVGEAENGHEAVQATRRLRPDVVVMDIRMPLLDGIQATRQLAGPDAENPPKVLVVTTFNVDAYVYDALKAGASGFLLKDAPPAQLVNGIRTVARGEALLAPAVTRHLIGHFAEHIRPTNPERETVVKALTPRELDVFQQVAEGLSNAEIAEALFIAPETIKTYVSRILAKLGLRDRVQVVVLAHRAGLASGTA; this is encoded by the coding sequence GTGAGCGAGAGCGACGCGACGCCGCCGATCCGTGTACTCGTCTGTGACGACCAGGCACTGGTGCGCACCGGCTACGTCACCATCTTCTCCGCGCAGCCCGACATGGAGGTCGTCGGCGAGGCCGAGAACGGGCACGAGGCGGTCCAGGCCACACGCCGACTGCGCCCCGACGTGGTCGTGATGGACATCCGCATGCCCCTGCTCGACGGCATCCAGGCCACCCGCCAACTGGCTGGCCCCGATGCCGAGAATCCGCCGAAGGTGCTGGTCGTCACCACCTTCAACGTCGACGCGTACGTGTACGACGCCCTGAAGGCCGGAGCCAGCGGCTTCCTCCTCAAGGACGCACCACCGGCCCAGCTGGTCAACGGGATCCGGACGGTGGCCCGGGGCGAGGCCCTGCTCGCTCCCGCCGTCACCCGCCACCTCATCGGCCACTTCGCCGAGCACATCCGCCCCACCAACCCCGAACGCGAAACGGTCGTCAAGGCACTGACCCCGCGCGAGCTGGACGTGTTCCAACAGGTGGCCGAGGGCCTTTCGAACGCGGAGATCGCCGAAGCCCTCTTCATCGCCCCGGAAACAATCAAAACCTACGTCTCGCGCATCCTGGCCAAACTCGGCCTGCGCGACCGGGTCCAAGTAGTCGTCCTCGCCCACCGCGCCGGACTGGCGTCCGGCACGGCCTGA